One segment of Cynocephalus volans isolate mCynVol1 chromosome 8, mCynVol1.pri, whole genome shotgun sequence DNA contains the following:
- the LOC134383934 gene encoding tRNA-splicing endonuclease subunit Sen15-like isoform X2, whose amino-acid sequence MEDRGDAEPTAGCSSLGPGGVRSGGGAPSWAPEDAWMGTHPKYLEMMELDIGDATQVYIAFLVYLDLMESKSWHEVSCVGLPELQLICLVGTELEGEGLQTVVPVPITASLSHNRIVVYIT is encoded by the exons ATGGAGGATCGCGGCGATGCCGAACCGACCGCCGGCTGCAGCAGTCTGGGCCCGGGCGGCGTTCGCAGCGGTGGCGGCGCTCCCTCGTGGGCCCCTGAGGACGCCTGGATGGGCACCCACCCTAAG tACTTAGAAATGATGGAATTAGATATAGGAGATGCCACCCAAGTCTATATAGCATTCTTGGTTTACCTGGACCTCATGGAGA GTAAAAGTTGGCATGAAGTAAGCTGTGTGGGATTACCAGAACTCCAGCTCATCTGCCTTGTTGGTACAGAGCTAGAAGGGGAAGGGTTACAGACTGTGGTGCCTGTACCCATCACTGCTTCCCTCAGCCATAACAG
- the LOC134383398 gene encoding liprin-alpha-1-like, whose protein sequence is MMREVMPTISEAEGSPGGSGSHASSSPSQADADSHIEQLIVSMLEERDRLLDTLRETQETLALTQGKLHEVGHERDSLQRQLKTALPQEFAALMKELNVCREELLEREGEIAELKAERNNTRLLLEHLECLVSRHERSLRMTVVKRQAQSPAGVSSEVEVLKALKSLFEHHKTLDEKLRERLRVALERCGLLEEELGATHEELKILKEQNKQKKTLTDGALDMNHEQENTLSMNGKRSSDGSLSHEEDLAKVIELQEVIDKQLREQSQMKEQLAALSSHVAKLEEDLYTAREDLIKSEEMNMKLQRDIREAIREAMVQKEDMEERITTLEKCSLAAQREAMSVHDLNDKLENEIANKDSMHRQTEDKNRQLQERLELVEQKLQQTMRKAETLPEVEAELAQRVAALSKAEERQGNTEERLRQMEAQLEEKNQELQRARQREKMNEEHNRRLSDTVDKLLSESNERLQLHLKERMAALEDKNSLLGEVENAKKQLEDTQHDKNQLVLIIEALRAELDQMRLRGASLHHGRPHLGSVPDFRCPVADSHTDSYSTSAVLRRPQKGRLAALRDEPSKVQTLNEEDWERAQQASVLANAAQAFESDVNVSDGEDEDVRDVRNSTGSQDGPVSNPSSSNSSQDSRHKAPKKKGIKSSIGRLFGKKEKGRPGQAGKESLRHPAVSKTDNASQDALSLSKLGGQAEKNRKLPKKHELLNEAQRQGLPFAQWDGPTVVVWLELWVGMPAWYVAACRANVKSGAIMSTLSDTEMKREIGISNPLHRLKLRLAIQEIMSLTSPSAPPTSRTTLAYGDMNHEWIGNEWLPSLGLPQYCSYFMQCLVDARMLDHLTKKDLRGQLKMVDGFHRNSFQCGMMCLRRLNYDRKELERKREESQHEVKDVLVWSNDRVIRWILSIGLKAYAKNLLGSGVHGALLALDETFDFNALALLLQIPTRNIQARAVLQREFNNLLVMGTDRRFDEDDDKSFRRAPSWRKKFRPKDIRGLAAASAGTLSANLQVTSSMSSLSTQPKKMQMDGSVSGTQRLDSPTVRIYSC, encoded by the exons ATGATGCGTGAGGTGATGCCAACCATCAGTGAAGCCGAAGGCTccccaggaggaagtgggagcCATGCATCCAGCTCCCCTTCACAGGCAGACGCAGATTCACATATAGAACAGTTGATCGTCTCCATGCTAGAAGAAAGGGACCGACTTCTTGACACTCTTAGAGAGACTCAAGAAACGCTGGCATTAACCCAGGGGAAATTACATGAAGTTGGTCATGAAAGAGATTCCTTGCAGAGACAGCTCAAAACTGCACTTCCGCAGGAGTTTGCTGCACTTATGAAGGAACTGAATGTATGCAGGGAGGAGCTCcttgaaagggaaggagaaattgctgaactgaaagcagaaaggaacaaCACCAGGCTGCTTTTAGAACATCTGGAATGCCTTGTCTCTAGGCACGAGAGGTCTCTCAGGATGACCGTGGTGAAGAGACAGGCACAGTCCCCAGCAGGTGTGTCCAGCGAAGTCGAAGTGCTCAAAGCACTGAAGTCGTTGTTTGAGCACCACAAAACTCTGGATGAAAAGCTGAGAGAGAGATTACGAGTAGCACTTGAAAGGTGTGGTTTGTTAGAAGAAGAATTAGGTGCCACACACGAAGAGCTAAAGATTCTTAAAGAacagaataagcagaaaaaaacactaacagaTGGAGCACTTGACATGAACCATGAACAAGAAAATACCCTGAGCATGAATGGAAAGAGATCTTCTGATGGTTCGTTAAGCCACGAGGAGGACCTTGCTAAAGTAATAGAGCTCCAGGAAGTCATAGACAAGCAATTGAGGGAGCAGAGCCAAATGAAAGAGCAACTGGCCGCCCTCTCCAGTCACGTGGCAAAGCtagaggaagatctctacacggccagggaagacttgatcaaatctgaggagatgaacatgAAATTGCAAAGGGACATTCgtgaagcc ATTCGAGAAGCCATGGTCCaaaaggaagacatggaagagagaatcactaCTCTTGAAAAATGCTCCCTCGCTGCACAGCGTGAAGCCATGTCTGTGCATGACCTCAATGataaacttgaaaatgaaattgcaaacaAAGACTCTATGCATCGCCAGACTGAGGATAAAAACCGCCAGTTACAGGAACGGCTGGAATTAGTggagcaaaagctgcagcagacCATGAGGAAAGCCGAGACACTCCCGGAGGTGGAGGCGGAGCTGGCCCAGAGGGTGGCAGCGCTCTCGAAGGCTGAAGAGAGACAGGGCAACACTGAAGAAAGGTTAAGACAGATGGAGGCACAGCTGGAGGAAAAGAACCAAGAACTGCAGCgggcaaggcagagagaaaaaatgaatgaagagcatAATAGACGTTTATCAGACACTGTTGACAAGCTTCTTTCAGAATCTAATGAGAGGCTCCAGCTTCATCTGAAAGAGAGAATGGCTGCTCTAGAAGATAAGAATTCTCTGTTAGGAgaagttgaaaatgcaaaaaagcaatTGGAAGATACACAACATGATAAGAATCAGCTCGTCTTAATCATTGAAGCATTGAGGGCTGAACTAGACCAAATGAGACTAAGAGGTGCTTCACTTCATCATGGCCGACCCCACTTGGGCAGTGTCCCAGATTTCAGGTGCCCTGTGGCAGACAGTCACACAGATTCCTACAGCACCAGTGCAGTGTTGCGGCGCCCCCAGAAAGGCCGCCTAGCTGCTCTACGGGATGAGCCTTCCAAGGTACAAACTCTTAATGAAGAGGATTGGGAACGTGCCCAACAGGCTAGTGTCTTAGCAAATGCAGCACAAGCTTTTGAGAGCGATGTCAATGTGTCTGATGGTGAAGATGAGGACGTCAGGGACGTGAGAAACTCGACAGGCTCCCAGGATGGTCCCGTGAGCAATCCCAGCAGTAGTAACAGCAGCCAAGACTCGCGCCacaaagccccaaagaagaaGGGCATCAAGTCTTCTATCGGCCGCTTGTttggcaagaaagaaaagggccGACCTGGACAAGCTGGCAAAGAATCATTACGACACCCTGCTGTTTCAAAGACAGATAATGCATCTCAAGATGCCTTGTCACTGAGCAAATTGGGAGGACAGGCTGAAAAAAATCGTAAACTTCCAAAAAAGCATGAATTGCTCAATGAAGCCCAAAGACAAGGTTTGCCTTTTGCCCAGTGGGATGGGCCAACCGTAGTTGTGTGGTTGGAGCTCTGGGTGGGGATGCCCGCCTGGTATGTGGCTGCCTGCCGAGCCAACGTGAAGAGCGGGGCCATCATGTCAACCCTGTCGGACACCGAGATGAAGCGTGAGATCGGCATCAGCAACCCCCTGCATAGGCTGAAGCTGAGGCTGGCCATCCAAGAGATCATGTCTCTTACCAGCCCGTCCGCCCCTCCCACGTCACGAACGACACTCGCATATGGGGACATGAACCACGAGTGGATTGGGAACGAGTGGCTGCCCAGCCTGGGCCTCCCTCAGTACTGCAGCTACTTCATGCAGTGCCTGGTGGACGCCAGGATGCTGGACCACCTGACCAAGAAGGACCTCCGCGGGCAGCTGAAAATGGTCGACGGTTTCCACAGAAACAGTTTCCAGTGTGGAATGATGTGCCTGAGAAGATTAAACTATGACcgaaaagaactggaaagaaaaagagaagaaagtcagcaTGAAGTAAAAGATGTGCTTGTTTGGAGCAATGATCGAGTGATTCGCTGGATCCTGTCAATTGGCCTTAAAGCATATGCAAAGAATCTTTTAGGGAGTGGCGTTCACGGTGCCCTTCTGGCCTTAGATGAAACCTTTGACTTCAACGCACTGGCGCTATTGTTACAGATCCCAACACGGAATATACAGGCTCGTGCTGTCTTACAAAGAGAATTTAACAACCTTTTGGTCATGGGGACTGACAGAAGATTTGATGAAGACGATGATAAAAGCTTTAGGAGAGCAccttcatggagaaaaaaatttagaccaAAGGACATTCGTGGCTTAGCTGCTGCATCAGCAGGGACTCTCTCTGCAAACTTGCAGGTTACTTCTTCTATGTCTTCACTCTCCACGCAGCCAAAGAAGATGCAGATGGACGGCAGTGTGTCAGGAACACAGAGGTTGGATTCTCCCACAGTCAGGATTTACTCCTGCTAA